Proteins encoded by one window of Enterococcus faecalis:
- the liaF gene encoding cell wall-active antibiotics response protein LiaF, with translation MNNPWRFFIVAEALLFILALWQIVHNPGLAVLLTIGVLLVAYVSRKASKTHFNNFQFVLGVVFIVIGAMNSTAVWFMLIFGVLFIGLKGFEISGVDIAERAPWRKKQMIMVETAAKEPKNGKRFKRRWFANERIGNNIYEWDDINIDLISGDTIIDLGNTLLPKEDNIIIIRKGFGRTRILVPLGVAILLEHSTFYGTVRFEEEKYQLKNESLKIYSNDYDTNLRRLKIMTNTLVGDVEVIRV, from the coding sequence ATGAATAACCCTTGGCGCTTTTTTATCGTCGCAGAAGCATTACTTTTTATTCTGGCGTTATGGCAAATTGTACATAATCCTGGATTAGCTGTTTTATTAACAATTGGCGTTTTACTTGTGGCCTATGTTTCCAGGAAAGCATCTAAAACACATTTTAACAACTTTCAATTCGTCCTCGGCGTTGTTTTTATTGTCATTGGTGCAATGAACAGCACGGCTGTTTGGTTTATGCTGATTTTTGGCGTACTCTTTATCGGCTTAAAAGGCTTTGAGATTTCAGGCGTGGATATAGCTGAGCGAGCACCTTGGCGTAAAAAACAAATGATTATGGTGGAGACGGCGGCAAAAGAACCTAAAAATGGCAAACGATTTAAACGCCGCTGGTTTGCCAACGAACGCATTGGTAACAATATCTATGAATGGGACGATATCAATATTGATTTAATCTCTGGGGACACCATTATTGATTTAGGTAATACGCTACTACCGAAAGAAGACAATATTATTATTATTCGTAAAGGTTTTGGCCGCACGCGAATTCTAGTACCGTTAGGTGTAGCAATTTTGTTAGAACATTCAACTTTTTACGGAACGGTACGTTTTGAAGAAGAAAAATATCAATTGAAAAACGAATCATTAAAAATTTACAGCAATGATTATGATACCAATCTTCGTCGTTTGAAAATTATGACGAACACTTTAGTAGGAGATGTTGAGGTGATCCGTGTATGA
- the greA gene encoding transcription elongation factor GreA: MVEKVYPMTLEGKEKLEQELEELKTIKRKEIVERIKIARSFGDLSENSEYESAKDEQAFVEGRITTLENMIRFAEIIDNDGVDQDEVSIGKTVTFQELPDGEEEEYTIVGSAEADPFSGKISNDSPIAQALIGKQLGDQVIIATPGGDMTVKITKVEAN, translated from the coding sequence ATGGTAGAAAAAGTATATCCAATGACTCTTGAAGGAAAAGAAAAATTAGAACAAGAGCTAGAAGAATTAAAAACAATTAAACGTAAAGAAATCGTAGAGCGTATTAAAATCGCTCGTAGCTTTGGGGATCTTTCAGAGAACTCAGAGTATGAATCAGCTAAAGATGAACAAGCTTTCGTTGAAGGACGTATTACAACGTTAGAAAATATGATTCGTTTTGCAGAAATCATCGATAATGATGGCGTGGACCAAGACGAAGTTTCCATCGGTAAAACAGTTACTTTCCAAGAATTGCCTGATGGAGAAGAAGAGGAATACACAATCGTAGGAAGTGCCGAAGCCGATCCATTTTCTGGTAAAATTTCTAATGATTCACCGATTGCGCAAGCCTTAATTGGTAAACAATTAGGCGACCAAGTGATTATTGCAACACCTGGTGGCGACATGACAGTTAAAATTACAAAAGTTGAAGCAAACTAA
- the mltG gene encoding endolytic transglycosylase MltG: MANDNQNNQDPKSSLRDQVTGSLKGRNDGDQPDSSEKNDRSPQPSSDESQETASRTTQTRAGSRAARRRGKDKTTQTVEEPTPIETDEKPTNTKKQTRKKEDRLVGRIVLIVVSVLVLMMAIFGFTFYKYVDAGLQPLDKNNKKLVQVHIPEGSSNKQIAAVLEESNVIKSGMVFNYYVKFKNLTDFQAGYYQMSPSMTLDEIGEMLKEGGTPEPTKIADGKVTIPEGYDIDKIGEAIEKNTDFKKADFIALMKNEDFFNQMKAKYPDLLESAATAEGVRYRLEGYLFPATYDYYKKATLPEFVEQMIAKMNTVMEQYTPTIHAKNLTNQQVLTLASLVEKEGVKEADRKQIAQVFFNRLAADMPIQSDISILYALGEHKETVTYADLEVDSSYNLYKNTGYGPGPLDSPSEESIKAVLNPTPSDYLYFVADISTGKVYFSKTYEEHQVLVDQYVNNSSSE; the protein is encoded by the coding sequence TTGGCTAATGATAACCAAAATAACCAAGATCCCAAATCTTCGCTTAGAGATCAAGTAACTGGGTCTTTAAAAGGTAGAAATGATGGCGATCAACCTGATTCCTCTGAAAAAAATGATAGGTCTCCCCAACCTTCATCTGATGAATCACAAGAAACAGCGAGCCGCACAACACAAACACGTGCAGGTTCTAGAGCTGCTCGAAGACGTGGGAAAGACAAGACGACACAGACAGTCGAAGAGCCAACCCCGATTGAAACAGACGAAAAGCCAACAAATACAAAAAAACAAACACGTAAAAAAGAAGATCGTTTAGTCGGTCGTATCGTGTTAATTGTAGTTTCTGTATTGGTTTTAATGATGGCAATCTTTGGGTTTACTTTTTATAAATATGTAGACGCTGGGCTACAACCACTAGACAAGAACAATAAGAAGCTTGTTCAAGTGCATATCCCAGAAGGATCTTCTAATAAGCAAATTGCTGCGGTTTTAGAAGAAAGCAACGTCATTAAAAGCGGAATGGTTTTTAACTACTACGTAAAATTTAAAAACTTAACAGATTTTCAAGCGGGCTATTATCAAATGTCTCCAAGCATGACACTCGATGAAATTGGTGAAATGCTAAAAGAAGGAGGCACGCCAGAACCAACTAAAATTGCAGATGGCAAAGTAACGATTCCTGAAGGCTACGATATAGATAAAATTGGCGAAGCTATTGAAAAAAATACAGATTTCAAGAAAGCAGATTTCATTGCATTAATGAAAAACGAAGACTTCTTCAATCAAATGAAAGCTAAGTATCCTGATTTACTTGAAAGTGCTGCAACTGCAGAAGGTGTTCGTTATCGCTTAGAAGGCTATTTGTTCCCGGCAACTTATGATTACTACAAAAAAGCAACACTTCCTGAATTTGTCGAACAAATGATTGCTAAAATGAACACAGTAATGGAACAATATACGCCGACAATTCATGCAAAGAATTTAACCAATCAGCAAGTCTTAACGTTAGCTTCATTGGTTGAAAAAGAAGGAGTCAAAGAAGCAGACCGCAAACAAATTGCGCAAGTATTCTTTAACCGCTTGGCTGCCGATATGCCAATCCAATCAGATATTTCTATTTTGTATGCTCTAGGAGAACACAAAGAAACTGTAACGTATGCTGACTTGGAAGTGGACTCGTCTTATAACTTGTATAAAAATACTGGTTATGGACCAGGACCATTAGATAGCCCAAGTGAGGAGTCAATTAAAGCAGTCTTGAATCCGACACCAAGTGACTATTTATACTTTGTAGCAGATATTTCTACAGGAAAAGTCTACTTCTCAAAAACATATGAAGAACATCAAGTATTAGTAGATCAGTATGTCAATAATTCAAGTAGTGAATAA
- a CDS encoding HAD family hydrolase gives MLESSEVKMYQTILFDLDGTITDSGSGIMRSILYATEQLGWPAPSEETLRSFIGPPLYESFLHMAPSAEAAQQAVGHYRAYYQRKGMFENHVYPGIPEVLTRLKEAGAKLYIATSKPEEFAKKIITHFDLDRYFTGIYGASMDGHRSKKADVIQYALTEAQLDPTKEAIIMVGDRNHDILGAQQNGLDSIGVLYGFGEEIELQEAGATFLVQSPKDLGAILLQNS, from the coding sequence ATGCTAGAAAGTAGTGAAGTGAAGATGTATCAAACGATTTTATTTGATTTAGATGGCACAATTACGGATTCTGGTAGCGGCATTATGCGTTCTATTTTGTACGCAACAGAACAATTAGGCTGGCCAGCTCCTAGCGAGGAGACGTTACGTTCTTTCATAGGGCCGCCTTTATATGAGTCATTTTTGCACATGGCGCCTTCAGCTGAAGCAGCGCAACAAGCCGTGGGTCATTATCGAGCGTATTATCAGAGAAAAGGTATGTTTGAAAATCATGTGTATCCAGGGATCCCAGAGGTACTAACAAGGTTAAAGGAAGCGGGAGCAAAGTTATACATTGCGACTTCCAAGCCAGAAGAATTTGCTAAAAAGATTATTACTCATTTTGATTTAGATCGTTATTTTACAGGCATCTATGGAGCGAGCATGGACGGTCATCGTTCTAAAAAAGCAGATGTGATTCAGTATGCATTAACGGAAGCTCAATTAGACCCAACCAAAGAAGCAATTATCATGGTTGGTGATCGTAATCATGACATTCTTGGTGCTCAACAAAATGGCTTAGATAGTATAGGTGTCTTGTATGGATTTGGTGAAGAAATAGAATTACAAGAGGCGGGAGCGACATTCCTAGTACAATCGCCTAAAGACTTAGGTGCTATTTTGCTACAAAATTCTTAA
- the wecB gene encoding non-hydrolyzing UDP-N-acetylglucosamine 2-epimerase, whose product MMKKIKVMTVFGTRPEAIKMAPLIKVLEEQSEGFDSVVVVTAQHRQMLDQVLEDFQITPNHDLNIMKDGQTLTDITSRVLNLLTEVLVTEQPDIVLVHGDTTTSFAAALAAFYQQIPVGHVEAELRTWQKYSPFPEEMNRQLVDVLTDIYFAPTTQSKDNLIKENHPEEHIYVTGNTAIDAMAYTVDAHYQNDLLEKIPTDQRIVLITMHRRENLGLPMANVFKAVRRLVMEHPEIEVIFPMHKNPKVREIVAEHLGELARVHLIEPLDVKDFQNFAAKSALILTDSGGVQEEAPSLGVPVLVLRDTTERPEGVAAGTLKLVGTDEQVVYQEAKTLLTDSDAYHAMAHAQNPYGDGQASRRIVEAIAYEMQQSDKKPDTFTAK is encoded by the coding sequence ATGATGAAGAAAATTAAAGTAATGACGGTTTTTGGAACACGGCCAGAAGCGATCAAAATGGCCCCCTTAATCAAAGTTTTAGAAGAGCAAAGTGAAGGATTTGACTCTGTAGTAGTCGTAACAGCGCAACATCGCCAAATGTTGGATCAAGTGTTAGAAGATTTTCAAATTACACCGAATCATGATTTAAATATCATGAAAGATGGGCAAACCTTAACAGATATTACAAGTCGTGTTTTGAATTTATTAACTGAGGTTCTTGTGACAGAACAGCCGGATATTGTCTTGGTTCATGGCGATACAACCACGTCATTTGCGGCTGCATTGGCTGCTTTTTATCAACAGATTCCAGTGGGACATGTGGAAGCAGAATTGCGGACCTGGCAAAAATATTCTCCGTTTCCGGAAGAAATGAATCGTCAACTGGTAGATGTGTTAACTGATATTTATTTTGCCCCAACTACTCAAAGTAAGGACAATTTAATCAAAGAAAATCATCCAGAAGAACATATTTATGTGACTGGCAATACAGCGATTGACGCGATGGCGTACACCGTTGATGCCCACTATCAAAATGATTTATTGGAAAAAATCCCTACAGACCAACGCATTGTACTAATCACAATGCATCGTCGTGAAAATTTAGGCCTGCCAATGGCAAATGTTTTTAAAGCTGTTCGTCGACTTGTAATGGAACATCCAGAAATTGAAGTCATTTTCCCTATGCACAAAAATCCCAAAGTCCGTGAAATAGTAGCGGAACACTTAGGTGAATTAGCTCGTGTGCATTTAATTGAACCATTGGATGTCAAAGATTTTCAAAATTTTGCAGCGAAAAGTGCGTTAATTTTAACTGATTCTGGCGGTGTGCAAGAAGAAGCTCCTTCCTTAGGGGTGCCAGTTTTAGTTTTACGAGATACAACGGAACGTCCAGAAGGCGTAGCGGCAGGAACATTGAAATTGGTTGGTACAGACGAACAAGTAGTCTATCAAGAGGCGAAAACATTATTGACTGATTCTGATGCTTACCACGCGATGGCGCATGCACAAAATCCGTATGGGGATGGTCAAGCTAGCCGTCGAATCGTTGAAGCCATTGCCTATGAAATGCAGCAATCAGATAAAAAACCAGATACGTTTACAGCAAAATAA
- a CDS encoding gamma carbonic anhydrase family protein, translated as MKKEYFIAASADVYGNVQLAKDSNIWFQSVLRGDSNTITIGEGSNIQDGTIIHVDEDAPTIVGKYVTVGHQCMLHGCKIGDGALIGMGSTILNNAIIGENSLIGAGSLVTEGKIIPPNVLAFGRPAKVIRPLTAAEIASNHTNALHYIQRAEEFRQQKYPKLT; from the coding sequence TTGAAAAAAGAATATTTTATTGCTGCTAGTGCAGATGTCTATGGAAACGTACAACTAGCGAAGGATAGTAATATTTGGTTTCAGTCGGTCTTAAGAGGTGACAGTAACACAATTACCATTGGTGAAGGTAGTAATATTCAAGATGGCACGATTATTCATGTTGATGAAGATGCCCCGACAATTGTAGGCAAGTATGTAACGGTGGGCCATCAATGCATGTTACACGGTTGTAAAATCGGTGATGGTGCTTTGATTGGCATGGGTTCAACGATTCTAAATAATGCCATTATTGGAGAAAACAGCCTGATTGGTGCGGGCTCTTTAGTGACAGAAGGCAAAATTATCCCGCCAAATGTTTTAGCATTTGGTCGACCCGCGAAGGTTATCCGTCCGTTAACGGCAGCAGAAATAGCCAGTAATCATACGAACGCCTTACATTATATTCAACGAGCAGAAGAATTTCGCCAACAAAAATACCCGAAACTAACATAG
- the efrB gene encoding multidrug efflux ABC transporter subunit EfrB, which produces MKHAFSSMKRIGRYIKPYRVTFYLVILFTILTVAFNAALPYLTGLPTTEISRNIAAGESINFDYVIQCLIWILVVGTGYCVAQFLSGFLMTNVVQQSMRDLRRDIEEKINRLPVSYFDKNQQGNILSRVTNDVDAVSNAMQQSFINIVSAVLGIVMAVVMMFLINPLMAIFSVIMIPLSLIISRTIVKISQKYFQGMQNSLGDLNGYVQENMTGFSVLKLYGREKETLEGFKQVNHRLNGFGFKASFISGLMLPLVQMTAYGTYIGVAVLGSYYVVAGVIVVGQLQAFIQYIWQISQPMGNITQLSAALQSASASTMRIFEILDEPEEELNEQDVPLPEPILGSVEFENVSFSYDPEKPLIRNLNFKVDAGQMVAIVGPTGAGKTTLINLLMRFYDVTEGAIKIDGIDTKKMNRSDVRSVFGMVLQDAWLYKGTIADNIRFGKLDATDYEVVDAAKTANVDHFIRTMPDGYEMEINSEGDNVSLGQKQLLTIARAVISDPKILILDEATSSVDTRLEALIQKAMDRVMEGRTSFVIAHRLSTIREADLILVMKQGEIIEKGTHHELLEQGGFYEKLYNSQFAEEGDYEE; this is translated from the coding sequence ATGAAACACGCCTTTTCTTCTATGAAACGAATCGGTCGCTATATTAAACCGTACCGAGTGACGTTTTATTTAGTTATTTTATTTACAATATTAACCGTTGCCTTTAATGCAGCGTTGCCTTATTTGACTGGATTACCAACGACAGAAATTAGCCGTAATATTGCGGCTGGCGAATCCATTAATTTTGATTATGTAATCCAATGTTTAATTTGGATTTTAGTTGTGGGAACAGGTTATTGTGTGGCACAATTTTTGTCAGGCTTTTTAATGACGAATGTCGTTCAACAATCCATGCGCGATTTACGTCGCGATATTGAAGAAAAAATCAATCGTTTGCCAGTTTCTTATTTTGATAAGAACCAACAAGGAAATATTTTGTCACGGGTGACGAACGATGTGGATGCTGTCAGCAATGCGATGCAACAAAGTTTTATTAATATTGTTTCGGCAGTCCTAGGTATTGTGATGGCGGTAGTGATGATGTTCTTAATCAATCCGCTGATGGCGATTTTTTCAGTAATTATGATTCCGTTGTCTCTGATTATTTCAAGAACAATTGTTAAAATCTCCCAGAAATATTTCCAAGGAATGCAAAATTCTTTAGGAGACTTAAATGGTTATGTTCAAGAAAATATGACTGGGTTCAGTGTTTTAAAACTATATGGTCGGGAAAAAGAAACCCTTGAAGGCTTTAAACAAGTTAATCATCGTTTAAATGGTTTTGGTTTCAAAGCATCCTTTATCTCAGGATTAATGTTGCCATTGGTTCAGATGACCGCTTATGGGACCTATATCGGGGTAGCTGTCCTTGGTAGTTACTATGTGGTTGCTGGTGTGATCGTAGTGGGGCAATTACAAGCGTTTATTCAATATATTTGGCAAATTAGCCAACCAATGGGGAATATTACGCAGTTGTCTGCAGCTTTACAAAGCGCTTCAGCTTCGACCATGCGGATTTTTGAAATCCTAGATGAGCCAGAAGAAGAACTTAACGAACAAGATGTTCCTTTGCCAGAACCTATTTTAGGCTCTGTTGAATTTGAAAATGTCAGCTTTAGTTATGACCCAGAAAAACCGTTAATTCGTAATTTGAACTTTAAAGTTGATGCGGGCCAAATGGTTGCGATTGTGGGACCAACTGGCGCTGGGAAAACAACCTTAATCAACTTACTGATGCGTTTTTATGATGTAACAGAAGGCGCCATTAAAATTGATGGCATTGATACGAAAAAAATGAACCGTAGTGATGTCCGATCTGTATTTGGAATGGTATTGCAAGATGCTTGGTTGTATAAAGGTACCATTGCAGATAACATTCGTTTTGGGAAGTTAGATGCCACGGATTATGAAGTTGTCGATGCAGCGAAAACGGCCAATGTGGATCACTTCATTCGGACAATGCCAGACGGGTATGAAATGGAAATCAATTCTGAGGGAGATAACGTTTCCCTTGGTCAAAAACAATTGTTGACCATTGCCCGAGCGGTAATTTCTGATCCGAAAATTTTGATTTTAGATGAGGCGACTAGTTCAGTCGATACACGCTTGGAAGCCTTAATTCAAAAAGCAATGGATCGTGTTATGGAAGGACGAACGAGTTTCGTTATTGCCCACCGCCTATCAACTATTCGTGAAGCTGATTTAATTCTTGTTATGAAACAAGGAGAAATCATTGAAAAAGGTACGCATCATGAGTTGCTGGAACAAGGTGGCTTCTATGAAAAACTATACAATAGTCAATTTGCTGAAGAAGGCGACTATGAGGAATAA
- the efrA gene encoding multidrug efflux ABC transporter subunit EfrA, translating into MKLMWRYTMRYKKLLFADFICVFGFILIELGLPTILARMIDKGIIPKDMDYIYQQGIWMVVITIIGVAMNILLGYFGARITTNIVRDIRDDLFEKIQTFSHSEYESIGVSSLITRTTNDAYQIMLFMGNILRLGFMTPVMFIASLYMVMRTSPSLGMYVLGALPFLLLAVVGIARLSEPLSKKQQKNLDGINGILRENLSGLRVIRAFVNEKFEESRFNKVNETYTKSSKSLFRLMAAAQPGFFFLFNIVMVLIIWSGTVQISHGDLEVGNLIAFIEYIFHALFSFMLFASVFMMYPRAAVSASRIQEALDMEPAIREEEGVTETATKGYLEFKNVTFAYPGHAESPVIRNVSFKASPGETVAFIGSTGSGKSTLIQLIPRFYDVSEGEILIDGVNVKEYKLSALRNKIGYIPQKALLFTGTIADNLRYGKEDATLEEMERAIDIAQATEFVSQKPQGYDEPLSEGGTNFSGGQKQRLAIARAIIRNPEIYIFDDSFSALDYQTDANLRARLKKETTESTVLIVAQRVGTIMHADRIVVLNEGDVVGIGTHRELLETCPIYYDIAASQLSEEELA; encoded by the coding sequence TTGAAGTTAATGTGGCGTTACACAATGCGTTATAAGAAATTACTTTTCGCTGATTTTATTTGTGTGTTTGGTTTTATTTTGATTGAATTAGGCTTGCCGACCATTTTAGCACGAATGATTGACAAAGGAATTATTCCTAAAGATATGGACTATATTTATCAGCAAGGGATTTGGATGGTTGTAATTACGATTATTGGTGTCGCAATGAATATTTTGCTAGGGTACTTTGGTGCCAGAATTACAACAAACATTGTTCGTGATATTCGTGATGATTTATTTGAAAAGATTCAAACTTTCTCACACAGTGAATATGAAAGTATTGGGGTTTCTTCCTTAATTACGCGAACTACCAATGATGCATACCAAATTATGCTCTTCATGGGAAATATTTTACGTCTTGGCTTTATGACGCCAGTGATGTTTATTGCCAGTCTTTACATGGTGATGCGGACGAGTCCGTCGTTAGGAATGTACGTTTTAGGTGCCTTGCCTTTTCTACTGCTAGCAGTTGTCGGAATTGCTCGTTTGTCAGAACCGTTATCTAAAAAGCAACAAAAGAACTTAGATGGAATCAATGGGATTTTAAGAGAAAATCTTTCTGGATTGCGGGTAATACGCGCATTTGTTAATGAAAAATTTGAAGAATCTCGTTTTAATAAAGTCAATGAAACTTACACTAAAAGTTCAAAAAGCCTGTTTCGTTTAATGGCAGCAGCCCAACCAGGGTTCTTTTTCTTATTTAATATTGTAATGGTCTTAATCATTTGGAGCGGGACTGTTCAAATCAGCCATGGGGATTTAGAAGTTGGGAATTTAATAGCTTTTATTGAATATATTTTCCATGCGCTGTTCTCGTTTATGTTATTTGCCAGTGTCTTTATGATGTATCCTCGGGCTGCGGTTTCGGCTTCGCGGATTCAAGAAGCCTTAGACATGGAACCAGCTATTCGTGAAGAAGAAGGCGTAACAGAAACAGCTACTAAAGGCTATCTAGAGTTTAAAAATGTAACCTTTGCCTATCCTGGACATGCGGAAAGCCCAGTCATCCGCAATGTAAGTTTTAAGGCGTCACCTGGTGAAACAGTGGCCTTTATTGGGAGCACAGGTAGTGGGAAATCAACATTAATTCAATTGATTCCACGGTTTTATGATGTATCAGAAGGTGAAATTTTAATCGATGGAGTGAACGTAAAAGAGTACAAACTTAGTGCATTACGCAATAAGATTGGCTATATTCCACAAAAAGCGTTACTTTTTACTGGTACAATTGCTGATAACCTTCGCTACGGTAAGGAAGATGCGACGTTAGAAGAAATGGAACGAGCAATTGACATTGCTCAAGCAACAGAATTTGTTTCACAAAAACCGCAAGGCTATGATGAACCTCTTTCAGAAGGTGGCACGAACTTTTCTGGTGGTCAAAAACAACGTTTAGCTATCGCACGGGCGATTATTCGCAATCCGGAAATTTATATATTTGATGATAGTTTTTCTGCGTTAGATTATCAAACAGATGCAAATTTACGAGCGCGTCTGAAAAAAGAAACAACAGAATCTACTGTTTTAATTGTGGCACAACGTGTTGGAACAATTATGCATGCGGACCGCATTGTTGTTTTAAACGAAGGCGACGTGGTCGGAATTGGCACACATCGTGAATTACTTGAGACTTGTCCAATTTACTATGATATTGCGGCTTCTCAATTGTCAGAGGAGGAATTAGCATGA
- a CDS encoding YbaN family protein gives MKKLFFIFLGSCTFALGTLGIFLPLLPTTGFYLLTAFFWMRSSDKLYNKFLASSYYQKYIQEAFFEKKITRRGKWKLFISMFLLFAIPCLIVRNTLMTTTLAIVYLAHVIGLSWYWRPKKRHSNLIKNKAKQEVCFF, from the coding sequence ATGAAAAAATTATTCTTCATTTTTCTCGGTTCCTGTACGTTTGCTTTAGGCACGTTAGGAATCTTTTTGCCGCTTTTACCCACCACTGGTTTTTATTTATTAACGGCCTTTTTTTGGATGCGTAGTTCAGATAAACTTTATAACAAATTTTTAGCTTCTTCTTATTATCAAAAATATATCCAAGAAGCCTTCTTTGAGAAAAAAATTACTCGTAGAGGTAAATGGAAACTATTTATTTCCATGTTTCTTTTATTTGCCATTCCGTGTTTAATTGTCCGAAATACGTTGATGACTACGACTTTAGCGATTGTTTATTTAGCCCACGTGATTGGCTTAAGTTGGTATTGGCGTCCTAAAAAAAGGCACTCGAACTTGATCAAGAATAAGGCGAAACAAGAAGTTTGTTTTTTTTAA
- a CDS encoding DNA-directed RNA polymerase subunit epsilon, producing MIYKVYYQETKIRNPKREDTKSLYMEADSDVIVRQLVEENTPYNIEYVQLLDEKHLAYEQEHADFTLTEF from the coding sequence ATGATTTACAAAGTATACTATCAAGAAACAAAAATCAGAAACCCAAAAAGAGAAGACACAAAATCTCTTTACATGGAAGCCGATAGCGATGTAATCGTGCGCCAATTAGTTGAAGAAAATACCCCATACAATATTGAATACGTTCAATTATTAGACGAAAAACATCTTGCTTACGAGCAAGAACATGCGGACTTCACTCTAACGGAGTTTTAA